The sequence GCCAAACCCGGAACCGTGGCCAGGGTTGGCCCACGCAGCAAATTGTCATGCACCAGCAGTTTCGCGCCGCTGACAAAGTAATCGTGAAAATCGGCCACGACTAGGTTGAAGCACACGGCCTCATCGCTCGGCTCCGCGCTATCAATCTGCACCATCCCATGCGCCGTGTGTAACCATTGGCCCGCTTTTAGTTCCTTGGCCATTTGCCAGCCAATGCCGTCGACCCAAAACGGATGCCCCTTTGCACACCGAATAATTTGCTCGCCAAGGCAAATCTGAATTAAAGGGCTAATCGGGCGCACGAACGTGCCCACCACTGGTTTGTAGGCAATTTCTCCAGTTTCCGAATTCTGCGCCAGCACTAGTTCCCCAACTTTGATATTTTCAATCTGCATCGGGCCGGTCATCGTCCACACTGGGGTGCCAGCGACAAAGCAGTCAGCTCGGCGGACAATTTGAGTGAACTCCGTCGGTTTCTCCGGCGGGGAATAATATTCGTTTTCATCCAGCCACCAATTCCACCATGCCGAGGGTTCATCTCCGAGTTGCTGACCGGTCGCCGTTTCTAAGACTGTCGCCAGGACCGTGTTAAACTTTGCGGCATTTTCATTTAGGCTTTCCACCTGCTTCAAAGTCACCATTTTTTGTTCGAGAAACATGAACTGCGTATGCGTGCCACGGTGCCCAACCACGTTCTCGATACTTTCTAGTCTGTTCTCTGTGGGGCCCTCCTGAAATAGCAGCAGTCCGGAATTTAACCGCGACAAATTTTGCACCTCGTCGGTCACTTGGATCGGTGCGCGAAGTGCCGACACCAAAACCGGTACATACGAGTACATGGATCGCGATCTCAAATCGTATGCTGCGCCTTTTCGCACTTCATCATACGGAGAATATAGTGCCATTCGCACGAGCGCATCTGTCGCGGCCTGCTGCGTCATGGCTGCCAAACTCGCGATGACTGCATTGCCTACTGCGATTCCGCCATTGGACAACTCTTTTTCCAAGCTAGGAATGGCCGCAGGATCGCGGATGGCACGAATATTGTTGAGCATATCGTCGTGCGAAGAGTTCGGGTGATTTTGCAGTTGTTGACGCCAGCTATAAATTCGTGATTTCCATTCTTGAGAATCGGTCATCAATTGTCTGTCTCGGTCCCTCACATCATCAAGCTGCGCCTTA comes from Pirellulales bacterium and encodes:
- a CDS encoding polymorphic toxin-type HINT domain-containing protein; amino-acid sequence: MCRAADAPAAGKQQPAAQPANVKADQAAKWVQQALQAEADGKSAECDTLLKQALAIAPDYAAAHWQRGEIKSNTGWVSIDEAAKHDAHSAKLDEYRQLRDQAGATADEQLNLARWCEKAGLKEQQRAHLLFALDLDPNNKEAIGKLGLVEYRGEMIPKAQLDDVRDRDRQLMTDSQEWKSRIYSWRQQLQNHPNSSHDDMLNNIRAIRDPAAIPSLEKELSNGGIAVGNAVIASLAAMTQQAATDALVRMALYSPYDEVRKGAAYDLRSRSMYSYVPVLVSALRAPIQVTDEVQNLSRLNSGLLLFQEGPTENRLESIENVVGHRGTHTQFMFLEQKMVTLKQVESLNENAAKFNTVLATVLETATGQQLGDEPSAWWNWWLDENEYYSPPEKPTEFTQIVRRADCFVAGTPVWTMTGPMQIENIKVGELVLAQNSETGEIAYKPVVGTFVRPISPLIQICLGEQIIRCAKGHPFWVDGIGWQMAKELKAGQWLHTAHGMVQIDSAEPSDEAVCFNLVVADFHDYFVSGAKLLVHDNLLRGPTLATVPGLAEAK